The Chelonoidis abingdonii isolate Lonesome George chromosome 9, CheloAbing_2.0, whole genome shotgun sequence genome has a segment encoding these proteins:
- the WDR76 gene encoding WD repeat-containing protein 76 isoform X2 encodes MNCVSEKAERRAVFGKQVKVLLTPLSMEKEKRNKRPPQKRLLEKFSSNEGPSEREPKVKKSLDDPTTRQIRDVSCKASSSPRGVIPSMSSVHHKSSMVSPTKTSITADHDSENNWDTDSEGSNSDVYLDGSSQLSAYERKRLKNITENANFFASLKLLESAARLRKMATKGQSHGIKRVKPKKTEAETVRRRSMRLQRVDPSGVPLPEIPAQPEPVIDEYPRLPPGPLPMVPANQSKSSELMDTFLDTWTKISQINSNDAEKHICNLERYKASLSHMILSEDAVTKVVKNRIYSVAIHPSENRTLVAAGDKSGQIGLWDLNCKSEDGVYVFIPHSQPVSCMYFSPFNPVHLLSLSHDGTVRCGDVTRAVFEEVYRSEENSFSSFDFLADNASTLVVGQWDGDVAIVDRRTPGTTSELIANINSKTTRTVHVHPVNRQYFIAAGAVNVCIFDTRYLKPNGNKPISFLSGHTKSVASAYFSPITGNRVVTTCADDTLRVYDTSSLSSTIPVLTAVRHNNNTGRWLTRFRAIWDPKQEDCFVVGSMARPRQIEIFQDTGERLHSFYNVDYLGSVCSINAVHPTKNILVGGNSSGRLHVFKD; translated from the exons ATGAACTGTGTATCAGAAAAAGCTGAACGAAGAGCAGTTTTCGGAAAACAAGTGAAAGTTCTTCTCACCCCATTATCCATGGAAAAAGAGAAACGCAACAAACGTCCACCCCAGAAACGCTTACTAGAAAAGTTTTCTAGTAATGAAGGGCCTTCAGAAAGAGAACCAAAAGTGAAAAAATCCCTTGATGATCCCACAACTCGCCAAATAAGAGATGTATCCTGTAAGGCTTCTTCCAGTCCACGAGGAGTAATCCCCAGTATGTCTTCAGTTCATCATAAAAGTAGCATGGTGTCGCCCACAAAGACCTCCATTACAGCTGATCATGATTCAGAAAACAATTGGGATACAGACAGTGAAGGAAGTAATTCTGATGTCTATCTG gatGGATCTTCACAGCTGTCAGCCTACGAAAGAAAAAGACTAAAGAACATTacagaaaatgctaatttttttGCCTCTCTAAAGCTGCTTGAG TCAGCTGCAAGACTTCGCAAAATGGCAACCAAAGGACAATCTCATGGAATCAAAAG AGTTAAGCCCAAAAAGACAGAAGCTGAGACAGTACGTCGAAGATCTATGCGCTTACAAAGAGTAGATCCATCAGGAGTTCCATTGCCAGAAATTCCAGCACAGCCAGAACCAGTAATTGATGAATAT cctcggTTGCCACCTGGACCTCTTCCAATGGTACCTGCAAATCAGAGTAAGAGTAGTGAATTAATGGACACATTTCTGGATACATGGACAAAGATAAGTCAG ATAAACTCTAATGATGCTGAAAAACACATATGTAACTTAGAAAG ATATAAAGCCAGTCTAAGTCATATGATCCTGAGTGAAGATGCTGTTACAAAAGTTGTCAAAAATAGAATATATTCTGTGGCTATCCATCCTTCTGAAAACCGGACCTTGGTGGCAGCTGGAGACAAGTCTGGACAGATTGGTCTTTGGGATTTG AACTGTAAATCTGAAGATGGAGTGTATGTCTTTATACCACATAGTCAGCCAGTAAGCTGCAtgtatttttctccatttaatcCTGTTCATCTGCTATCCTTGAGCCATGATGGAACAGTACGATGTGGCGATGTTACCAGAGCTGTCTTTGAAGAG GTGTACAGAAGTGaagaaaacagcttttcttccttTGACTTCTTGGCAGACAATGCCTCCACGTTGGTGGTAGGACAGTGGGATGGTGACGTGGCTATTGTGGACAGACGGACACCAGGAACAACTTCTGAACTTATTGCAAACATTAATTCAAAGACAACAAGAACTGTCCATGTTCATCCAGTGAACAGACAGTATTTCATTGCTGCCGGTGCAGT GAATGTTTGCATTTTTGATACACGATACCTGAAGCCTAATGGAAACAAGCCCATAAGCTTTCTCAGTGGACACACAAAGAGTGTTGCGTCTGCGTATTTCTCACCTATTACTGGTAACAGAGTGGTGACAACGTGTGCTGATGATACGTTGAG AGTCTATGATACCAGCTCTTTATCATCTACGATTCCTGTCCTCACTGCTGTCAG ACATAACAATAACACCGGACGCTGGTTAACTAGGTTCAGAGCAATATGGGATCCTAAACAGGAAGACTGTTTTGTGGTTGGCAGTATGGCACGCCCAAGGCAAATAGAAATCTTCCAGGACACTGGTGAACGGTTACACTCTTTTTATAACGTAGATTACCTTGGCTCTGTTTGTTCCATCAATGCTGTGCACCCTACAAAGAATATCTTAGTGGGTGGTAACTCCAGTGGTCGTCTCCATGTTTTTAAGGATTGA
- the WDR76 gene encoding WD repeat-containing protein 76 isoform X1, protein MQEHTPKENPSMNCVSEKAERRAVFGKQVKVLLTPLSMEKEKRNKRPPQKRLLEKFSSNEGPSEREPKVKKSLDDPTTRQIRDVSCKASSSPRGVIPSMSSVHHKSSMVSPTKTSITADHDSENNWDTDSEGSNSDVYLDGSSQLSAYERKRLKNITENANFFASLKLLESAARLRKMATKGQSHGIKRVKPKKTEAETVRRRSMRLQRVDPSGVPLPEIPAQPEPVIDEYPRLPPGPLPMVPANQSKSSELMDTFLDTWTKISQINSNDAEKHICNLERYKASLSHMILSEDAVTKVVKNRIYSVAIHPSENRTLVAAGDKSGQIGLWDLNCKSEDGVYVFIPHSQPVSCMYFSPFNPVHLLSLSHDGTVRCGDVTRAVFEEVYRSEENSFSSFDFLADNASTLVVGQWDGDVAIVDRRTPGTTSELIANINSKTTRTVHVHPVNRQYFIAAGAVNVCIFDTRYLKPNGNKPISFLSGHTKSVASAYFSPITGNRVVTTCADDTLRVYDTSSLSSTIPVLTAVRHNNNTGRWLTRFRAIWDPKQEDCFVVGSMARPRQIEIFQDTGERLHSFYNVDYLGSVCSINAVHPTKNILVGGNSSGRLHVFKD, encoded by the exons ATGCAG GAGCACACACCTAAAGAAAACCCCAGTATGAACTGTGTATCAGAAAAAGCTGAACGAAGAGCAGTTTTCGGAAAACAAGTGAAAGTTCTTCTCACCCCATTATCCATGGAAAAAGAGAAACGCAACAAACGTCCACCCCAGAAACGCTTACTAGAAAAGTTTTCTAGTAATGAAGGGCCTTCAGAAAGAGAACCAAAAGTGAAAAAATCCCTTGATGATCCCACAACTCGCCAAATAAGAGATGTATCCTGTAAGGCTTCTTCCAGTCCACGAGGAGTAATCCCCAGTATGTCTTCAGTTCATCATAAAAGTAGCATGGTGTCGCCCACAAAGACCTCCATTACAGCTGATCATGATTCAGAAAACAATTGGGATACAGACAGTGAAGGAAGTAATTCTGATGTCTATCTG gatGGATCTTCACAGCTGTCAGCCTACGAAAGAAAAAGACTAAAGAACATTacagaaaatgctaatttttttGCCTCTCTAAAGCTGCTTGAG TCAGCTGCAAGACTTCGCAAAATGGCAACCAAAGGACAATCTCATGGAATCAAAAG AGTTAAGCCCAAAAAGACAGAAGCTGAGACAGTACGTCGAAGATCTATGCGCTTACAAAGAGTAGATCCATCAGGAGTTCCATTGCCAGAAATTCCAGCACAGCCAGAACCAGTAATTGATGAATAT cctcggTTGCCACCTGGACCTCTTCCAATGGTACCTGCAAATCAGAGTAAGAGTAGTGAATTAATGGACACATTTCTGGATACATGGACAAAGATAAGTCAG ATAAACTCTAATGATGCTGAAAAACACATATGTAACTTAGAAAG ATATAAAGCCAGTCTAAGTCATATGATCCTGAGTGAAGATGCTGTTACAAAAGTTGTCAAAAATAGAATATATTCTGTGGCTATCCATCCTTCTGAAAACCGGACCTTGGTGGCAGCTGGAGACAAGTCTGGACAGATTGGTCTTTGGGATTTG AACTGTAAATCTGAAGATGGAGTGTATGTCTTTATACCACATAGTCAGCCAGTAAGCTGCAtgtatttttctccatttaatcCTGTTCATCTGCTATCCTTGAGCCATGATGGAACAGTACGATGTGGCGATGTTACCAGAGCTGTCTTTGAAGAG GTGTACAGAAGTGaagaaaacagcttttcttccttTGACTTCTTGGCAGACAATGCCTCCACGTTGGTGGTAGGACAGTGGGATGGTGACGTGGCTATTGTGGACAGACGGACACCAGGAACAACTTCTGAACTTATTGCAAACATTAATTCAAAGACAACAAGAACTGTCCATGTTCATCCAGTGAACAGACAGTATTTCATTGCTGCCGGTGCAGT GAATGTTTGCATTTTTGATACACGATACCTGAAGCCTAATGGAAACAAGCCCATAAGCTTTCTCAGTGGACACACAAAGAGTGTTGCGTCTGCGTATTTCTCACCTATTACTGGTAACAGAGTGGTGACAACGTGTGCTGATGATACGTTGAG AGTCTATGATACCAGCTCTTTATCATCTACGATTCCTGTCCTCACTGCTGTCAG ACATAACAATAACACCGGACGCTGGTTAACTAGGTTCAGAGCAATATGGGATCCTAAACAGGAAGACTGTTTTGTGGTTGGCAGTATGGCACGCCCAAGGCAAATAGAAATCTTCCAGGACACTGGTGAACGGTTACACTCTTTTTATAACGTAGATTACCTTGGCTCTGTTTGTTCCATCAATGCTGTGCACCCTACAAAGAATATCTTAGTGGGTGGTAACTCCAGTGGTCGTCTCCATGTTTTTAAGGATTGA